tctttccttccaccctaactggacctgccaggcagtggttcaaacaaagtaaaaggcagtcaatcagctcctggaagaccttttcggctgacttcaagagggcattccgcgcctctcaggccgccagggtccaggccgactccttagctaacgtgagacagcaacctggagaaacgctaaaagcctacttgagcagatttgcaaatgtcgctgctcgagccagagacgccgacgacagctccaaactcatggctatgaggaccgggatcctagtaggcggagatctgtggaaggatattcaaaggaggggggtcagctcagttagtgaattccttaacagagcccaagaatggataaacttggaggaagctgaagcttcagccgcggggaccggccaggtcctcgagaagcccgctggggcgggaacagagatcgtagtagcgactcccgacgtcacgcagagcaaccagcccggtggcggcaaaagaaaaggaaatggtgaaaacgtccagcacggtcaaaagaagaataagtccgtggataaattcaagcccgtgttcacagcgtataccgagctcacccaaaccagagagaatattttcctggccaacgctacgcgagtcccctggagaagaccggagccaataaagcaccctaagggaaagagagacgcttccaaattctgccgttttcataacgacgtcgggcacaataccgacgactgcaggcacctcaaagatgaaatcgagactctcatccgagcaggtccgttggcgcaatattCGCCgaacagggtccccacaggtcgacccgctccggagatcccagccagtcaacctggacctcgagtagatcaggacgtccctccccccgtggtcgagggagagatttccaccatctctggagggccacacatggctggcacgagcagaggcgcccagaagaggtacataaatgagttgaaggcccacaatggaggggagttcgtcccggaacagcatcaatcaaaacaacaaagattagagaaacaaccagtcactttcacggaggaggacgcgggccatgtccaattccctcataacgatcccttggtcgtagcagtccagctcgccaaccggagagtaaggagggtgttagtggacaatgggagctcggtgaatctcctattccgttcaaccttagaaaaaatgggtctgaccgtctccgagctaaaggcaacctcgatgatgctatatggtttttcaggcgaagggtcagcagcgataggaacgatcgagctggtgatcaccctaggcgacgagtcccgaacagtgtccaaactgctcgaattcgtagtcattgactgctccgctgcctacaatgcaattttgggccgaccaacgctcgttgctttcgaagctatcacatccgtccggcacctcgccatgaagttccctacttcgacaggggtctgcactatcaagggcgatcagctcgcggccagggaatgctacagcatttccacgaagggaaaatctaaacccgggccggtggcgatggccattcaggatgaagaggaatcgcagggacccaaggcggcccctgagattgaaaaacctcgggtttccgaagacgaaaagctcgccttaagcgaggacattgacccccgagtaggcgaggacaggtccgagctccaagctattgaagatctcgaggaggtaggcatcgatgaacaaaatccttcacggacggtgaagctcggaaagaacctctgcgatagaagaaaggcggatctgaccgcgtttctgaaaaagaacctagacgtatttgcatggtcgcacgaggacatgatagggatcagtccgagcgtaatcatgcacacgctccacctagacaaaagcgtccctgcaaagtctaaaaaacagaggcgtttagggacaacccgagccgaggcccttgaagaagaagtggcccggctcaacaaatgtggctttatccgcgaagccagatttcccatttgggttgctaatcccgtgttagttccaaagcccaatggcaaatggcggacctgtattgatttttccgacctgaataaagcctgccccaaggattgctttccgttgccgaggatcgatcaactggtggatgccacggcggggcacgagctcatgtccttcatggacgcgtactcaggctacaatcagatcgcgatgaatccagcagaccaggatcataccagctttatgaccccgactaatgtctattgttataaggtcatgccgttcggtcttgagaatgccggggcaacctaccaaaggctgggaaatagaatgttcgcggatcagatcgggaagaacatggaagtgtacgtcgatgatatgcttgtcaagtcaaagactgccaccaaccacgtcgccgacctggaagaatgttttaacatactgcgagaatatggcatgaggctcaatcctcagaaatgcactttcggtgtcgcatcggggaagttcttgggtttcatagtcaatacccgaggaatcgaggaaaatcccgacaagatcagatcactgctcgagcttccatcccccaggtcgcggaaagatgtccaaggcctcacaggaagggtggcggcactgaaccggttcatttccaaatcgaccaaCAAGTgcctgcccttctacaacctgctccgcggaaacaagaagttcgaatggacggtagagtgcgagggcgctttcctcgacctaaaaacgcacctagctgagccccctgtgctatcaaagcccagggtaggagaacctcttttcctctacatggccgtgactgaggacgcagccagtgccgttctggtgcgagaagaggaccaagctcagaaaccggtttattacatcagcaagagactcctcggatctgagtcaaggtacccgttgatggaaaagctggcgttctgcctaatcacggcctcacgaaaactcaggccatacttccagtcccactctgtacacgtcatgaccgatcagcctctaaggcaggttttgcaaaagcctgaagcctcgggacgcttgctaaagtgggcggtcgaactcagtcagttcgagattttctatactccccgaactaccataaaaagtcaagccttggccgacttcgtggcagaatgcgcgggattccgtgagatcccatcggaagattcacagcagctcgcatcctcaggctcatcgtggaggatcttcgttgatggctcatctaacgagaacggctccggggccggaatcattctgatatccccagaaggacatagattccattcggcgctgaggttcgggttcaaggcgtccaacaacgaggcagagtacgaggccttgttagccggacttaggatagctagcgagctaaaggcaagctctgtccaatgcttcagcgactcccagctcgtggtgaatcaggtcttaggcgagtatcaggcgcggggtcccaagatggcctcttatttggctaaggtaaaatccgaattgtctacgtttgagcaagggtcgatcgagcagatacctcgggagcagaacgccaatgcagatgctctcgccaagctcgccacctcgggggaggcagaaaccctggggttggtgccaattgagttcttggacaaaccaagcatagacggagatcgagcgaatattgagatgattgacatcaggctgacctggatgactcccattgttgagtacctcgtcgagggcaagttacccgaagggcgcaacgacgtacggcgagtcctttatcaagctccgagatatacgctagtcgagggggtatTGTActgacgtgggcattcattacctctcctccggtgtgttcttccaagtgaggcgaaggccatcctgcaggaagttcatgacggattctgcggagatcacactggggggcaaagcctggccttgaagatccttcggcagggtttttactggccgactctgtccaaagactcgatctcatacgtaaaaaagtgcgacaagtgtcagcgattcgccgcggttgcacgagcacccccgaccgagctaaaaatgatatcgtctccctggcccttcgccatttggggcatagatctaataggcgccctgcccaccggaaagggcggggtccgttacgccgtggtagccattgactacttcacaaagtgggccgaagcagagccgttggcgacaataacatcgaaaaaggtgctagacttcgtggttaaaagcatcgtttgtcgatttggcctacccaaaaagatcgtttccgataatggcactcaatttgacagcgacctgttcaccgaattttgcaaaaagaacggaattgtgaaaagtttctcatccgtggcctatccccaggcgaacggccaggtcgaagctgtcaataaaactttgaaggcaagcctcaagaagaggctagatgaggcaaaggggatctggccagaacagctcccccaagttctgtgggcctataggacctcacatcggacttccacgggtcacactcctttctccctaacctttggtagtgaagcggtcctccccgtggaggtaaaggtcctgtcgcacagggtccggtcctacgaacaggacaagaaccacgagctcctatgccactccttagacttgatggatgagaggcgagaggattcacaactccagctcgcccattatcaacagaaaatcactcgctacttcaacactaaggtcaaaagacgtgcctttagcgtcggcgatttggtcttgaggagagttttcctggccgggaaagatcccaaagatggggttctgggaccaagctgggaaggaccataccaggtcatcgaagtcatcaaagaagggacgtataaattagctcgacttggtggaggggcggtcccgcggacttggaatgcaatccacctaaagaaaaattatcaataaacatttgtaagacctagaaggtcaccttccatgtataaataaaaatcaaatgtttctcgttacttgcaagggtaattttaaagtaacaacgaaagaccctttcccagttacttggggggcatatggtacccggatatatccaggtctccttaacgacttaggtgttaatttttatctatggataagagttatcacaaactaagtcctatcctggtcttaaccaggtcataaaacttagaagttagctaaaatttgttgaccgaggttcttctttaaagagcccgggatacggataaaagttgacgcgatctgagttttttcaaaataagctcctggtcttaaccaggtcataaaacttagaagttagctaaaatttgttgaccgaggttcttctttaaagagcccgggatacggataaaagttgacgcgatctgagttttttcaaaataagctcctggtcttaacca
This genomic interval from Humulus lupulus chromosome 8, drHumLupu1.1, whole genome shotgun sequence contains the following:
- the LOC133797390 gene encoding uncharacterized protein LOC133797390 isoform X1, whose translation is MVTTRSKHGNETEQHDGQEARHVALPEEQVPEVQQRPGKQPIGQDDTGSSAPRPPNPNPGYYTAVEMENAQLRSQLAAAGQQIQDILGRLPPLTTNGNVGERQGEAPKSRRSNRSRYSRSGRLPAANSTPSSRHQEANFREMPQTEPQQYSRSVRTSTPSSQPSSRTPGRDRRNSQRRAEEIRRRQPVPEERPVPRPDRPARNHQAGRAARPPPNLVRPDGTRIASPVRHPPSPIRYPSPQPVRDIPTYINSRRDPPSAGPSRRSRVPGEGSGRSRQRRTSSLSSRSHWTGSARSDLSRGNLRQRLSSAQSHHNTQGGDLRDRLNSHREDRVRDGSQARSVGVRSEVRNGGNAPNDLSPDRRGNNPPNMYNGFGAVEQPRNNPGSQDKTLERLTQMEELMKKLLSEKEKVEYDSGDEMELFAPNIAATAYPSGFRMPHLSKFNGDGDPSDHLGMFNTLMMAHNIGPELRCLIFPSTLTGPARQWFKQSKRQSISSWKTFSADFKRAFRASQAARVQADSLANVRQQPGETLKAYLSRFANVAARARDADDSSKLMAMRTGILVGGDLWKDIQRRGVSSVSEFLNRAQEWINLEEAEASAAGTGQVLEKPAGAGTEIVVATPDVTQSNQPGGGKRKGNGENVQHGQKKNKSVDKFKPVFTAYTELTQTRENIFLANATRVPWRRPEPIKHPKGKRDASKFCRFHNDVGHNTDDCRHLKDEIETLIRAGPLAQYSPNRVPTGRPAPEIPASQPGPRVDQDVPPPVVEGEISTISGGPHMAGTSRGAQKRYINELKAHNGGEFVPEQHQSKQQRLEKQPVTFTEEDAGHVQFPHNDPLVVAVQLANRRVRRVLVDNGSSVNLLFRSTLEKMGLTVSELKATSMMLYGFSGEGSAAIGTIELVITLGDESRTVSKLLEFVVIDCSAAYNAILGRPTLVAFEAITSVRHLAMKFPTSTGVCTIKGDQLAARECYSISTKGKSKPGPVAMAIQDEEESQGPKAAPEIEKPRVSEDEKLALSEDIDPRVGEDRSELQAIEDLEEVGIDEQNPSRTVKLGKNLCDRRKADLTAFLKKNLDVFAWSHEDMIGISPSVIMHTLHLDKSVPAKSKKQRRLGTTRAEALEEEVARLNKCGFIREARFPIWVANPVLVPKPNGKWRTCIDFSDLNKACPKDCFPLPRIDQLVDATAGHELMSFMDAYSGYNQIAMNPADQDHTSFMTPTNVYCYKVMPFGLENAGATYQRLGNRMFADQIGKNMEVYVDDMLVKSKTATNHVADLEECFNILREYGMRLNPQKCTFGVASGKFLGFIVNTRGIEENPDKIRSLLELPSPRSRKDVQGLTGRVAALNRFISKSTNKCLPFYNLLRGNKKFEWTVECEGAFLDLKTHLAEPPVLSKPRVGEPLFLYMAVTEDAASAVLVREEDQAQKPVYYISKRLLGSESRYPLMEKLAFCLITASRKLRPYFQSHSVHVMTDQPLRQVLQKPEASGRLLKWAVELSQFEIFYTPRTTIKSQALADFVAECAGFREIPSEDSQQLASSGSSWRIFVDGSSNENGSGAGIILISPEGHRFHSALRFGFKASNNEAEYEALLAGLRIASELKASSVQCFSDSQLVVNQVLGEYQARGPKMASYLAKVKSELSTFEQGSIEQIPREQNANADALAKLATSGEAETLGLVPIEFLDKPSIDGDRANIEMIDIRLTWMTPIVEYLVEGKLPEGRNDVRRVLYQAPRYTLVEGVLY